Within the Nocardioides humi genome, the region TTGCTCGCCACCCACGGCAGGCCGTCCCGGATCCGTACCGCCGCCTGCATGATCTCCCGCCACCGCAGGTCCGGTCCGTACCCGCTCGCCGCCGCCCGCGCCTCCTCGTCGCCGTCGACCGCGACCAGGCCGGCCTCCTCCAGGGCGGTCCGCAGGCCCGGCCCGCCCAGGCAGAGCACCGGCGCCCCGGGCCCGAACCGCTCGGCCAGCAGCCGCGCCGCCGCCTGCGCACTCGTCACGACATCGCCGGTCTCCGCCGCGACCCCGAGGTCGCGCAGGCGTCCGGCGACCACCGCGGCCGACCGCGAGGCGTTGTTGGTGATGAAGGCCACCCGCATCCCGGCATCCCGAGCCCCGACGATGCTCTCGGCCGCGCCCACCACCGCCTCGTCGCCGATGTAGACGACCCCGTCGAGGTCGAGCATCGCCAGGTCGTACGCGCGCGCCAGCGGATCCGCGGAGGTGAGCAACACGAGGACTACCTTGCCAGCACCCCCACCACGGCCTCCGTACGATGCCCTGATGGACGCGACAGCCCTGGTGACCCCGCCGTACGTCGCGGGCCCGTTGCGTCTCGAGCCGTTCCCCGCGCTGATGCTCACCCCGCCCGGGTGGGCAACCCGAGCACCGGACGGGCCTTCGCCCGCCCGTACAAGGACGTCTCCGCCCGTCTCCTGCGCTGGCAGGCCCGCGGCCTGGTCCGCGCCGACACCGAGCCGGCGCTCTATCTCCACGAGTACAGCGCCAACGGGATGACCGTGCGTGGCCTGGTCGGCGCCCTCGACGTCTCCCGCCGCGCCGCCGGGCCCGAGGAGCGCGCCGTCCTGCCGCACGAGGGGATCCACCCGCCCAGGCCGACGAGCTGGCCGACCGGATGGAGGAGATGCAGCTCAACCCCGCCCCCATCCTGCTCGTCCACCAGGGCACGCCCCGCCTGCGCGCCCTCCTCGGCGAGGTGACGAGCCGCGAGCCGGACCACGCGTTCGCCGACCGTGGCGGCCAGGAGCACCGGATCTGGGCCGAGCGCTCCCCCGACACGCTGGCGGCCATCGCCGGCGAGCTCGCGAGCAGCCGCGCCCTCATCGCCGACGGCCACCACCGCTACGCGGCCTACCTCCGGCTCCAGCGCCGCGGGATCGGCCACCCCGCGGCCCGCGTCCCACCGACCTCGGGCTGGCGATGCTCGTCGACCAGCAGGACACCCCGCTCTTCCTCGGGCCCATCCACCGCACGCTCAGCGGGACGTCGCTCGCCGACCTCCGCGACGCCGCCGACACCCTCGGCCTCGAGTACGCCGAGCAGGCCCAGGCCGACGCCGTCCACGCCCTCTCCGCGGCACGGCTCGCGGCGACCGACGGCGAGCGATGGGCCGTGATCGGGCTCGGGATCGGCGCGGACGAGGCCGCCGTCGAGGTGCTCCACCGGCGGATCGTGCCGGCGCTCCCCCACGGCCCGCCGCCATCGCCTACCACCACACGGTCGACGATGCCCTCGGCGGAGCCCGCGCGGACGCGATCGCCGTCCTCATGCCGGCACCCTCCGTCGACCTGGTGCTCCGGGTCGCCGAGGCCGATCGGCTGCTGCCCGAGAAGGCCACCTCCTTCCAGCCCAAGCCGAGCCTGGGCGTGCTCATCCGCTCACTGCGCGACGCAGCATCCGACCCGACGTGACCTCGACCTCGACGCGGGAGGCCGTCCGCCCGCCGGCCGGTAGAAGCGCCGCCGCAACGCTCCCTCGACGCCGACGACGTCGCCCGCCCGCCAGCTCCGCATGGACCGTCGCGCGCGGGCCGACCAGGCCGCCAGGTCCACCACGTCGACCGACGGGCCCTTCCTGCCGGAGGCCAGCAACCGGACCTCGGCCCGCGGCACGATCACCCGGCAGGTCCACAACCGGTCGCCGCTCGGCAGCACCCGCTCCTCCGGCTCGGCCGCCACCCGGCCGCTCAGCATCACCGTGTTGGCCGTCTCGGCCTCCTGCATCTCGACCGCCATGACCGGTCGCCTCCTGCGATCTCGTCAGCGAGCCCCGATGGCTCACCCGTCGCGACGATCCTGCGGCCGGCGTCCGACACGAGCCGCCCGACCGACGGCCCTGTGGATCAGGAGCCTCGGACAGCGCCCTGTGGACGAACGACGGCCTCTGCTGTGCCTGAAGTGACGAAAGAGGCACCGGAGCGCACCGAGAGCCGCGGGGCCGTCGAGAAGCTGCGGAGCGCCGAAGGAGCGCGAAAAGCACTCAGGGCCAGCACACGAGGTGCTGGCCTGAGCCAATGTTTGTCCGGCGGCGTCCTACTCTCCCACAGCCTCTCGGTTGCAGTACCATCGGCGCTGGCAGGCTTAACTTCCGGGTTCGGGATGGGACCGGGTGTTTCCCTGCCGCTATGGCCGCCGTAACTCTATGAACCCTCACCACCATACAATCGTTGTGGTGGGGTTGGTCTTCATGTGGACGCGCAGCACCAAAATTTCATAGTGTGTTTGGTGTTGTGGTGTGTGTTGGGGGTTTGTTGTGGCAAGTCTTCGGCCTATTAGTACCAGTCAGCTTGACCTTACGGTTGTACACTTCTGGCCTATCAACCCCATCATCTCTGGGGGGCCTTAACCCAACAAGTGGGTGGGAAACCTCATCTTGAAACGTGCTTCCCGCTTAGATGCGTTCAGCGGTTATCACTTCCGAACGTAGCCAACCAGCCATGCACCTGGCGGTACAACTGGCACACCAGAGGTTCGTCCATCCCGGTCCTCTCGTACTAGGGACAGCCTTTCTCAAGTTTCCTACGCGCGCGGCGGATAGGGACCGAACTGTCTCACGACGTTCTAAACCCAGCTCGCGTGCCGCTTTAATGGGCGAACAGCCCAACCCTTGGGACCTACTCCAGCCCCAGGATGCGACGAGCCGACATCGAGGTGCCAAACCATCCCGTCGATATGGACTCTTGGGGAAGATCAGCCTGTTATCCCCGGGGTACCTTTTATCCGTTGAGCGACCACGCTTCCACTCGCAGTGGCCGGATCACTAGTTCCGACTTTCGTCCCTGCTCGACATGTCTGTCTCACAGTCAAGCTCCCTTGTGCACTTACACTCAACACCTGATTGCCAACCAGGCTGAGGGAA harbors:
- a CDS encoding DUF1015 family protein, translated to MGNPSTGRAFARPYKDVSARLLRWQARGLVRADTEPALYLHEYSANGMTVRGLVGALDVSRRAAGPEERAVLPHEGIHPPRPTSWPTGWRRCSSTPPPSCSSTRARPACAPSSAR
- a CDS encoding single-stranded DNA-binding protein is translated as MAVEMQEAETANTVMLSGRVAAEPEERVLPSGDRLWTCRVIVPRAEVRLLASGRKGPSVDVVDLAAWSARARRSMRSWRAGDVVGVEGALRRRFYRPAGGRPPASRSRSRRVGCCVAQ